CTGGCGGTCACCCGTTCGTTGAGGCCCTTGCCGCCGAGCAGCGAGAACACTGCGGCGGCGTCCGTGGAGCCGACGATGGCGCCGATCAGCAGGCCCTGGATCAGGTTCAGGTCGAACAGCCATGCCGCGGCCATACCGGTCAGCCCGGTGGTGATCAACACCCCGACCGTCGCCAGCGACAGCGCCGGCCACAGGGCCACGCGGAAACTCGAGACCCGCGTGCGCAAGCCGCCGTCGAGGAGGATCACCGCCAGTGCGAGGTTGCCGACCAGATAGGCCGTCGGGTAGTTATCGAAAATGATCCCGCCGCCATCGACCCCGGCGGCCATGCCGACCGCAAGAATAATGACCAGAATCGGGATGCCGAGACGGGAGGAAAGTGAGCTGACAAGAATGCTTGCACCTACCAGCAACGCGCCGATCAAGAACAGGCTGTTGATGGTCGTCGCATTCAAAGGCAGTACTCCAGAAGCGTAAAGACGGGCACAAACTGACCATGCAGTCTGCGTGCCAGCGATTCTAACCTGTTGAAATGTGATGCTGTCAAAAAGCTTTTTACGCTATGGGATTTGAGGTATGGGTTCGGCTGGGGATCGCTACCCTCACCCTAGCCCTCTCCCGGAGGGAGAGGGGACCGACCGCGGGGTTTGTTCAAGTTACACCGACCTGCAATATCGAGCCGAACTCAAAATCTGCAAAGCCCCCAATGTGCTCCCTTTCCCCCTCTCCCTCTGGGGGAGGGCTGGGGTGAGGGGCTTTTGACCTTGATCTGAAAATTTACAGGCTGAAACGCCCGACCATGTTGTTCAGATCCAGCGCCAGGCGCGACAGCTCGTTGCTCGCCGCACTGGTCTGATTCGCGCCGGTGGCCGATTGCACCGAGAGGTCGCGGATGTTCACCAGGTTGCGATCCACTTCGCGGGCCACTTGTGCCTGTTCTTCAGCGGCGCTGGCGATCACCAGATTGCGCTCGTTGATCTCGACGATCGCGGTATTGATGGTGTCCAGCGACATCCCGGCACCCCGCGCGATGTTCAGCGTCGATTCGGCGCGCTCGGTGCTGTTGCGCATCGAATCCACGGCGTGTTCGGTGCCGCTCTGGATGCTGCCGATCATGCGTTCGATTTCGCTGGTCGACTGCTGGGTGCGATGCGCCAGCGCACGCACTTCATCGGCGACCACGGCAAAACCGCGACCGGCTTCACCGGCACGTGCCGCTTCAATTGCCGCGTTCAGGGCCAACAGGTTGG
The Pseudomonas fluorescens genome window above contains:
- a CDS encoding methyl-accepting chemotaxis protein; this translates as MAKMQSKLRDTLQRISGSATQLASAAEELNSVTDESARGLTQQNNEIEQAATAVNEMTSAVEEVARNAVSTSEASKNATTSAGDGRDLVQETVSAIERMSADVQSTATLIGDLANESRDIGKVLDVIRGLADQTNLLALNAAIEAARAGEAGRGFAVVADEVRALAHRTQQSTSEIERMIGSIQSGTEHAVDSMRNSTERAESTLNIARGAGMSLDTINTAIVEINERNLVIASAAEEQAQVAREVDRNLVNIRDLSVQSATGANQTSAASNELSRLALDLNNMVGRFSL